A stretch of the Macaca mulatta isolate MMU2019108-1 chromosome 16, T2T-MMU8v2.0, whole genome shotgun sequence genome encodes the following:
- the AANAT gene encoding serotonin N-acetyltransferase codes for MSTQSTHPPKPEAPRLPPAISSCQRRHTLPASEFRCLTPEDAVSAFEIEREAFISVLGVCPLYLDEIRHFLTLCPELSLGWFEEGCLVAFIIGSLWDKDRLMQESLTMHRPGGHIAHLHVLAVHCAFRQQGRGPILLWRYLHHLGSQPAVHRAALMCEDALVPFYERFGFHAMGPCAITVGSLSFTELHCSLQGHPFLRRNSGC; via the exons ATGTCCACACAGAGCACCCACCCCCCGAAACCCGAGGCCCCGCGTCTGCCGCCTGCGATCTCGAGCTGTCAGCGGCGCCACACGCTCCCTGCCAGCGAGTTTCGCTGCCTCACCCCGGAGGACGCCGTCAGCGCCTTTGAGATCGAGCGTGAAG ccttcatCTCCGTCTTGGGTGTCTGCCCCCTGTACCTGGATGAGATCCGGCACTTCCTGACCCTGTGTCCGGAGCTGTCCCTGGGCTGGTTCGAGGAGGGCTGCCTTGTGGCCTTCATCATCGGCTCACTCTGGGACAAGGACAGACTCATGCAG GAGTCACTGACGATGCACAGGCCTGGGGGCCACATAGCCCACCTGCACGTGCTGGCCGTGCACTGTGCCTTCCGGCAGCAGGGCAGGGGCCCCATCCTGCTGTGGCGCTACCTGCACCACCTGGGCAGCCAGCCGGCTGTGCACCGGGCCGCGCTCATGTGCGAGGACGCGCTGGTACCCTTCTATGAGAGGTTCGGCTTCCACGCCATGGGCCCCTGCGCCATCACCGTGGGCTCCCTCAGCTTCACGGAGCTCCACTGCTCCCTGCAGGGCCACCCCTTCCTGCGCAGGAACAGCGGCTGCTGA